In a genomic window of Pseudomonadota bacterium:
- a CDS encoding ribose-phosphate pyrophosphokinase, with amino-acid sequence MKLISGNSNRPLAEAVADFLERSLAQVSIRRFADKEIFVEVQDNVRGEDVFVIQPTSYPANDNLMELLIIIDTLRRGSARRITTVMPYYGYARQDRKTGPRTPISAKLVANLICQAGANRVLTIDMHAGQIQGFFDIPTDNLFVSAIFARNIQQQFTKGAVTIVTPDIGGIGRARSVARRIGAGLVIVDKRRDHPGASSVMNIIGDVVGKDCILVDDIVDSSSTLCNAAQSLMEAGANSVNAYVTHGVFSGTAVGCIKESSIRELVITDSIEAREEVRNCSKIRIFSVASLLGEAIDRIAREESVSVLFE; translated from the coding sequence ATGAAACTCATCAGTGGTAACAGTAACCGGCCTTTGGCTGAAGCTGTTGCAGATTTTCTTGAGCGTTCATTGGCACAGGTGAGCATCAGACGTTTTGCAGATAAGGAAATATTTGTAGAAGTACAGGACAATGTCCGCGGCGAAGATGTGTTTGTGATTCAACCGACGTCCTATCCGGCTAATGACAACCTGATGGAGCTTTTGATCATTATCGATACCCTCAGACGAGGCTCAGCTCGGCGCATTACCACGGTTATGCCATATTACGGCTATGCCCGTCAGGACCGGAAAACCGGGCCGAGAACTCCGATTTCTGCCAAACTAGTAGCCAACTTGATCTGCCAGGCAGGTGCCAATCGTGTCTTGACCATTGATATGCATGCTGGACAAATTCAGGGATTTTTTGATATTCCCACCGATAATCTTTTTGTGTCAGCGATTTTTGCCCGCAATATCCAGCAGCAGTTTACCAAAGGGGCGGTTACCATTGTTACTCCTGATATTGGTGGAATTGGCCGAGCTCGCTCTGTTGCAAGACGTATAGGGGCGGGTCTGGTAATTGTTGATAAGCGCCGCGATCATCCAGGAGCTTCATCGGTGATGAATATAATTGGGGATGTGGTGGGTAAGGATTGTATTTTGGTTGATGACATCGTTGACTCAAGTAGCACACTTTGTAATGCGGCTCAATCGTTGATGGAAGCTGGAGCCAACTCGGTAAATGCTTACGTAACCCACGGTGTGTTTTCTGGTACTGCGGTGGGGTGTATTAAAGAATCATCTATTCGGGAGCTGGTGATCACTGATAGCATTGAAGCCCGAGAAGAGGTGCGAAATTGTTCTAAAATTCGGATATTCTCCGTTGCCAGTTTGTTGGGTGAAGCGATTGACCGTATTGCGCGCGAGGAATCGGTATCGGTTTTGTTTGAGTGA
- a CDS encoding ATP-binding protein, which yields MKIAKEELISILGQFNPWWHGESIADLPNWKRAAYRELLLWVQAPPAPRAVMLSGARQVGKTTLILQTIAELLKQGEPAANILYVTLDHPILKLAGIMKVLEAWREREPKQEGDEYIFIDEAQFIPDWGTWVKHQVDFEKKRHIVLTGSAMPLMSKDQESGVGRWHTIKITTLSFFEYLQIKNVNLPPLPDIKSLRELFSWEKVNFYRLTELGAYYTGHFHEYLVRGGFPQTTLVETVTQAQKLLREDIIDKALKRDMTALFGVRRILDLEQLFLYLCMHDGGLLDMATLCKNLRIKRPTAQNFLELLEATHLIYKLPPYGYGKEILRARYKIYLSDTAIAPAVMMKGKSVIEDPIGLSVAAEAAVFKHLFARYYSQSVNFSYWRGKKDHEIDLVAEIADRLIPFEIKYRSTKTTPKDTKGLVELCRQKNIQHGYVITKSTDDIGQMASNCKAKIMCLPAAFLCYWMGKN from the coding sequence ATGAAAATTGCTAAAGAAGAACTCATCTCCATTCTGGGTCAGTTCAATCCATGGTGGCACGGAGAATCAATTGCCGATTTACCAAATTGGAAGCGAGCTGCTTACAGAGAACTGCTTCTATGGGTGCAAGCTCCACCTGCTCCCAGGGCAGTCATGTTATCTGGAGCCAGGCAAGTCGGCAAAACAACACTTATATTGCAGACAATAGCAGAACTACTAAAACAGGGAGAGCCAGCAGCTAATATCCTTTATGTAACGCTTGACCACCCTATTTTAAAACTTGCTGGCATCATGAAGGTTCTTGAAGCGTGGCGCGAAAGAGAGCCTAAGCAAGAAGGTGATGAATATATTTTTATTGATGAGGCACAATTTATTCCAGATTGGGGGACCTGGGTGAAGCACCAAGTTGATTTCGAAAAGAAAAGACATATAGTATTAACTGGATCAGCCATGCCGCTCATGAGCAAGGATCAAGAGTCTGGGGTTGGTCGCTGGCATACAATTAAGATTACTACCCTCTCATTCTTTGAATATCTTCAAATCAAAAATGTAAATTTGCCCCCTCTACCTGATATAAAATCGTTACGTGAGTTATTTTCTTGGGAGAAAGTGAACTTTTATAGGCTCACTGAGCTCGGGGCTTACTACACTGGTCATTTTCATGAATATCTTGTCAGAGGGGGATTTCCGCAAACAACCCTTGTAGAAACAGTAACCCAAGCCCAAAAACTGCTTCGAGAAGATATTATCGATAAAGCTCTCAAACGTGATATGACTGCTCTTTTTGGCGTGCGCCGGATTTTAGACCTTGAACAATTATTTCTCTATCTTTGCATGCATGATGGAGGACTTTTGGATATGGCTACTTTGTGTAAGAACCTTCGTATCAAACGACCAACAGCACAGAACTTTTTAGAACTTCTTGAAGCAACCCATCTTATCTATAAACTGCCACCTTATGGATATGGTAAGGAAATACTACGGGCCAGATATAAAATATATTTGTCAGATACTGCCATTGCTCCTGCAGTTATGATGAAGGGAAAAAGTGTTATTGAAGATCCCATAGGTCTTTCTGTGGCAGCAGAAGCTGCCGTTTTTAAACATCTATTCGCCCGCTATTACTCGCAAAGTGTAAATTTTTCATACTGGAGGGGAAAAAAAGATCATGAAATCGATCTCGTTGCTGAAATCGCAGACAGATTGATTCCGTTTGAGATTAAATACAGGTCAACAAAGACAACCCCAAAAGACACAAAGGGTCTTGTTGAACTTTGCCGGCAAAAAAATATCCAACACGGATACGTTATCACCAAATCAACTGATGATATTGGACAAATGGCCAGCAACTGCAAGGCAAAAATTATGTGCCTTCCCGCTGCTTTCCTTTGCTACTGGATGGGAAAAAATTAA